agaaaataagtAGTCAAAAAGCAATTCAGGAGAAAGTAGGATatctagagaataaagttgacTGCCCATTTGCTTGTACTTGGAATTTGAAGAATATACATGATTTTCAATCAGTAATCCATTGAAGTCGGTCAGAAAATTTGTGTACACGTGGATAAGAACTAAGAAGCAACATTTGGAGTGTTTGGTAAGggattttaaacaatattttttcagtatttaaacaacattacacatattttcatacattttttcacccacatatatttttaaaaaatataaacaacgttATCAGAACAACATTACCAGACCCCTCTCATTATATCATAACCACTAGGCTTCCGTAACAGATATTATCCTATAATTCTTTGCTTGCCATGGACACATTTAGCTGATCACATTACTGTCTTATTCTACAAAGTGGTCTAAAGCCACTGGTATACTCAGTAAGTTTGAGAAGGTGGTTCTGCAGATAAAAAGTGGACTCAATTATAGTTCCCAAATATATTCTGAGAATATCGAGGGAAAGATAGTCTTTCATCCTCCTAGTACTAAAGAAACGTGAAGAGAATATTTGGAAAGAATAAACAGTCTAtatatgattaattttcttGTGCTTACTCTATTAATTAATGCATTGTTATACATTATTTCATGGGGGAACTCTAACTATAAATCTTACTCGAAAAAGATGCTTGGTTATCTCTTTTCTGTACTTATTGAGGCTTAAGATATGTATAAAATGTAGTAAGGTTGATAAAAAGTTGCTGCAAAGTTCAGATAGAGATCTTTCTCGTGTAATAGCTAGAATGTACTAAGTCTAGATGTAGCTCTTCTTGGTCGGAAATGAATAAATATGAATTATATTGAAATTATGAATTGAAAGAGAAGGaatgtaagaaaaaaaggaTTAAGAAATTTGAACTTTTACCCCATATGAGAATCCATGTGACGACACCCACTTGTGAGAGAAAAACAAGAGGAAGGTTCTTATCATCTTGAGGCTTTCTCTTTGGCCTCACACGTTCTCATTCTCTATATAAAGACTCCTCGAGGCAATAACATTATTCAGACCACAAAGACCATTCTAATCCACTCATTTTATGAGAACCAAAAAAATGGCTACCATTTCCCTTGATCCAAGGTTTAATCTCCAAGTTAGCAAGAACCAGCAGCAACATGGAGGAGTTGTTGAAGAGATTGAAGGTCTTATAAGAGTTTACATGGATGGACACGTTGAGAGGCCTTCAATTGTCCCTATTGTCCCCTGCACCATGTCATTAGAGCGTGGTGTGACGGCAAATGATGTTGTAATCGATAAATGCACTAGCTTATGGGCACGTATATATGTCCCAAGCTGTTTTGGCAAGCTTCcatttcttgtttattttcatGGAGGTGGATTTTGTGTAGGTTCTGCTGCTTGGAGCTGTTACAATGAGTTCCTGTCCAATCTTGCTTCCAAAGCAAATTGTGTGATCATCTCTGTAAATTATCGTTTAGCCCCTGAGAATCGTCTCCCTGCTGCATATGAAGATGGTTTCAACACACTTATGTGGGTGAAACAACAAGCTCTAAATGGTTCAACTGAGCACAGATGGTGGTTGAGGCATTGCAATCTCACTAGCATGTTTCTAGCGGGTGACAGTGCAGGGGCCAATATAGCTTACAATGTGGCCACACGGCTGGGGTCAAGTGGCACATCTGATTTCACCATCTTAAGGCCATTGTATCTCAAAGGTACCATCTTGATCCAACCTTTCTTTGGAGGAGAGGCACGAACTTGGTCAGAAAAGTATACCAATCAACCGGCTAATTCAGCACTATCCCTATTGGTTTCTGATACATATTGGCATTTATCACTACCTATTGGGTCTAACCGTGACAATCCATGGTGTAACCCTCTAGCAAACGGCATGGCCAAGTTGAGGGACTTTAGGCTTCCAAACATAATGGTATGTGTATCGGAGACGGACATATTGAAGGATAGGAACTTGGAGTTTTGCACAGCCTTGACTAACGCAGGGAAGAGGGTGGAAACAGTGATGTACAAAGGCGTAGGGCATGCATTCCAAATTCTGCATAACTCTCAGCTATCTCAACCTCGAACCCAAGAAATGATGTCCCATATCAAGGCTTTCATCAACGAATAACTACTgggattttcctttttttcttttgattcctttGGTGCATGTTTGTGTTGATGATATGATTGCTGCCAGTAAGTCTGTTGGTCTAATAGTAATGTATTCCCTAAGCAATAGTAATGTATCTTTGTTTGTATcaataaaagaattaatatttCATACTGttctacaaattaaaaaagaaaaaaaaaagaaaaaaagaagttacaataaaataaagagagcATAATAGCTAACTATCATCTGTAAGCAAGACTGTCTTGAAGTAAATAGCTTTGTGGTTCTTGAGGTGGTAAAGAAATCCAATTAACGGATGGTGAGCCAAGTTTAGCCTTAGTAGCATAGTAGCAATCTAGTGGGCAACTCTACTAGCTAGGCGACTGGTGAAAGTAAATGTAAGAGGCGTAAGTCCCAAGCTATCTTAATATCATGACAACTAAATCAAATTTCGCATAAATAAGTTGAATTTAGCATGGAGGGGCGGCTCCACTTGGAGCCCAGAGGGTTCAGTTTGAACCCCCTGAACTACCCcaccaccccaccccaccccaccccaccccaaaaatatatatacatataaattaaattttttttttattgttttgacaccctaaaataaatatttgaacaccttagcttaaattttttttaaggttggCTGAAATAAGTTTGAATATGATCATAACAATATCTTAGAAATTTtaatcatacaaaaaaaaagctcaacaacaaaccaatttgatctaaaatctggaaaaacaaattaatctacccaacaacaaaagtagaaatttgttaattttaaactttagaaAAGGCTCATGTAGAccttaacaaatttaaaataaaccaATCAAATGAGAGATCAATGGATGAATAATTATTTGGCCATGTACATTGAAAGAGATAGTGCTTGTAGGATTGATAATGCAAAATATGAAATATCATAgaaaacaattgtaaaaatttacatatttcaatttttgtttttgtttttgtttttttgttgtgatatcgatatatttaagttctcttttatgttaaattttgtataatttatgtttattattgaCCATCCTAAACAATAATCCTAGAGCTGCCACAGCATGACAGTAGTCAAAGTAtcattatctttattatatgaTGGCATCATTGACTTAGGTTCTTCACCAAGAAAGTGCCTTCTCCAAGTGCTAAAGCCTTTGATATCAATTCGAAGTTGCTGAAATTTTGTAGGCATTCCCTATAACCAGCTTTCCTAGGAGGTCTCTCACACAACTGCAATAGACCTCGGCTCTTTTGGCGGAGTCAAAAGATGCATCTGCATTGGCTTTCAACCAAATTTTTTGGAGGCCACCAGTGTCTTGAAAGGTTTGAACCATCTATGCTTGCAATTCCAAATTAAGGATGACTTCAATTCTGCTGGCTACATTTGCTTTcgaaaacaaataaattgtagTTTTTGAGCTCTTGACAAGGCTAAGCATGGGCCTGGATTAGTATTATCAAAGGCTTAGCTAAATTGCCTAAAAGGAAGCTAAAAGAGACATTTACAGTTGCTCTTGAATATCCTTCTTTGATTCCTTGGAAGTTCTTCAACAAGCATAATGCAAATCTATTTATATCACCTCTCGCAATCACAAAAGAAATCACCTTCACGTTACAATTCTTTCATCCATGGGCATGGGAGCAATATATGTTGAgtatttcctctttcttttttgcataTGGATAGGGTCTTTAATAATCATCCTTCTACATGAAATATTCATTGTGGGTAAGGCATTGTGACATACCATCCAAAGATAGAAGACATTGGAGACTCCATATGGGCCTCCTCATATTTTATGGGTGCATGAAGGAAGATGAGGCCCTCTCCCTTTGCTTGTTTTGTGACTTTTGAAAGAATGGACTGGTACCTGCTCGCTTTTCACTTGTGAAACTGATAGGGTATTATACTTGTATAAGCATCAAATAGTTGTTATAGTTTCACCTTATCCCATACTTTTCCTCCCATGGTCGATAAGCTTAGCTATTTTCATGTTGTTTATGTGAAGAGACAGGAATAGGGCTGGATAAAGTGATATCCATTTTGCACCCCAAACATTACCCTGACTACCTTTACCAATCCTCCAAAGACACTGTTTGAGGAGGTCTTTCCTGCAAGCTAACTACTCCAGCGCCATGAGGACCTTGATCCACTCAATTTTTGCAACCCAAGAAGTAGAAGGGAAGTTGGCACTTTTAATGATATATGCGACCATAAACCATTTGTGCGTTTTGAAGATGCAATGCCTGCTTTGCTAGAACTGCAGTGATCTACAAATATGAAGGTATTAAGAATAGTTTTAAAACCCAAACTAGATCTGCTGGTGTAGCCGCTTTAACTGGAAGCTACCTTTACATCACTTTatataacccccccccccccccaaaaaaaaagaaagaaagaagaaagagagtttGCACCCATATGGAATTACTAGGTTGCCATTGATACAATTTGTAAGGATCCAAGAAAGTGCCAGTCACATATGtgctatacctcaaaagaacTAGTAAAGTTATAATTTTGGCCCTTCATAAAGTTAAGTCAACAATGCTAGGTTGGCAAACCTTGAACAAAAGTAACCTTAATGTTGAATCTTGACtaagttttaaagaaattttgaagACCAAGTTACTATGCAAGAAGTAATGTAGGTTCTAGAATCTCAACACCAAGTTGATCAATTGAGAATCATATAAATCGATTAATCAAGAGCCTAGTTTGACCTATCGAGATTCACACTGACAAAATCCTAATTAAGCTCAATCGACAATCGTGCATCCAAGGTTTTGTAGATTACAAGCTAATGTATAAAAAGAGATCTATGGCACGTGAAATTAGACTTTTTGAGAGTCATGCATTGTACACCTAGGGTTGGAGATTAATCAAGCTCTCTTAAAGCATCAACCGAAGTTCATGTTGAATATTTGAAAAGATCAAGTGATCTAGTTGAAGTTGTTGCTTACTATACACAATCAAGCTATCACATTTGACAAAGTCCACAAATAGTAAGTCTACATGAAGTAGCAAGGATTTGGAGCTGCGTGGGGTCATTTTTATGTTCAGAATTTTCCAAATCCTTGGACCTCTACAAGCATgtccaaaaatttcaaaacaattagACCTCTGGGAAACACTCCAAATCTTTGGCCCTTTCTAAGCATGGTCCCAATCTTCAAAAGAACCCTATATCTCAAGTAAAAAATTTTGCAGCAAATTTCCAAAGACCAATCTACACAAACAACATCTAGACTTGATCCTCTCATTAGGAGGTGAGTATGTAATTTATCTTGAGATTTGGTCCACATTCATAAACACACTTCGGTTAATTTCTAGTTGCAAAATTCAGTGTCTTTCTCTTACATTGACATTCACTTTTCAAGTTCTGTCAATAAGGGGCATTCTATAGATACCATTTTACAACTTGCATTTAATGTCATTTGGAGGGTAAATGGGTGATTTCACCTGAGGATAGCATCTTAATCTTGAACGTTATATCCCCAATCACCAGTCATTAAATTGAGATCGACATCATAATGATGCATCCACACTAAAAAGCCTAACCATacatgaatataaaaaattaatttagattgGTCCAATTTAGGGTCAATTTGAAATTGATGATGTCTAGTGGTCTTATTGGTTTAAGGCTAACACATTTGGTAAGCTTACATTCATATAATCACTCCTAACCTCTCACATTAATGCAccttttttgtcaaaattaattttttgaatcaattcgaattaattaattttatgaaaacaTGATATCAAAAT
This genomic stretch from Castanea sativa cultivar Marrone di Chiusa Pesio chromosome 1, ASM4071231v1 harbors:
- the LOC142622819 gene encoding putative carboxylesterase 17; this encodes MRTKKMATISLDPRFNLQVSKNQQQHGGVVEEIEGLIRVYMDGHVERPSIVPIVPCTMSLERGVTANDVVIDKCTSLWARIYVPSCFGKLPFLVYFHGGGFCVGSAAWSCYNEFLSNLASKANCVIISVNYRLAPENRLPAAYEDGFNTLMWVKQQALNGSTEHRWWLRHCNLTSMFLAGDSAGANIAYNVATRLGSSGTSDFTILRPLYLKGTILIQPFFGGEARTWSEKYTNQPANSALSLLVSDTYWHLSLPIGSNRDNPWCNPLANGMAKLRDFRLPNIMVCVSETDILKDRNLEFCTALTNAGKRVETVMYKGVGHAFQILHNSQLSQPRTQEMMSHIKAFINE